A single region of the Musa acuminata AAA Group cultivar baxijiao chromosome BXJ1-11, Cavendish_Baxijiao_AAA, whole genome shotgun sequence genome encodes:
- the LOC103971252 gene encoding RNA-binding protein 1 — protein MADAYWRYADARHQAAAQAAAQAAVVVPTPQPALKRPRSDYPDMPGGSEMLGYYTHDEERTGYRVIRDTETVEASYDRYLRNGISSYGAGEPVRPVAGGITARPVDDRRVMGVAGMDRSGYGGGRMEPPLPPDASNTLFVEGLPSDCMRREVSHIFRPFVGFQEVRLVTKDSRHPGQDPLVLCFVDFVTPAQAAVALEALQGYKFDENDRESSNLRLQFARFPPRSSGGHRGRR, from the exons ATGGCGGACGCGTACTGGCGGTATGCGGACGCGCGCCACCAAGCGGCGGCGCAGGCGGCGGCGCAGGCGGCGGTTGTCGTGCCCACTCCCCAGCCTGCCCTCAAACGGCCTCGCTCTGACTACCCTG ATATGCCTGGAGGTTCGGAGATGCTTGGTTATTACACTCATGATGAAGAGAGGACTGGATACCGTGTAATTAGGGATACTGAAACAGTTGAAGCTTCCTATGATCGTTACCTACGAAACGGG ATTTCATCTTATGGCGCTGGAGAACCCGTTAGGCCTGTTGCTGGAGGAATTACTGCTCGCCCTGTTGATGATCGGCGAGTAATGGGTGTTGCAGGTATGGATCGGAGTGGATATGGTGGTGGGAGGATGGAACCACCTCTTCCTCCAGATGCCTCAAACACATTATTTGTTGAGGGCCTCCCTTCAGACTGTATGCGCAGAGAGGTCTCTC atATATTTCGTCCTTTTGTTGGGTTCCAGGAAGTCAGGCTTGTGACGAAGGATTCCAGACAT CCTGGGCAAGATCCACTTGTCCTATGCTTCGTTGATTTTGTCACCCCTGCTCAAGCTGCTGTTGCGTTGGAAGCCTTGCAAG GTTACAAATTTGACGAAAATGATCGAGAATCATCAAACTTGAGGCTGCAGTTTGCTCGCTTTCCTCCAAGGTCTTCAGGTGGGCATCGTGGAAGACGTTGA
- the LOC103971251 gene encoding tubby-like F-box protein 14 yields the protein MSFCNIFCNARYSYGGSSRHDFETRLAGHCTPNSQVAVHEVHDQHLVVQASCWDSFPPELLNDVITRLDSESTWPFCKNVVACAGVCRSWREICKEIVKNPEFSGKFTFPVSLKQTGPRDSTIQCFVKRDKRDKSSLTYHLYLCLSTDVLVENGKFLLSAKKIRRATCTEYIISMDRDNITRSSNTYIGKVRSNFIETKFEIYDTQPPCNGAASSQLGKISQRPYLRKFSSKVPSGSFKIAQVTYEINVPRARSPRRMHCVMHSIPASALDAGGTVPCQPENLLPRSLEDSFQSISFRKSSSAERSIGFSGSRCYSDIAGGVRVGNEEDDKATEMPLVLRNKAPRWVEQLQCWCLDFGGRVTMASVKNFQLIEATQPAAMHPSPLQQDKIILQFGKVAEDMFTMDYRYPLSAFQAFAICLCSFSNWPCEYS from the exons ATGTCATTCTGCAACATTTTCTGCAATGCGAGATACAGCTATGGAGGCTCATCTCGGCATGATTTTGAGACACGGCTTGCGGGCCATTGCACGCCAAATTCTCAGGTTGCAGTGCATGAGGTGCACGATCAACATCTGGTAGTTCAGGCTAGCTGCTGGGATAGTTTTCCCCCTGAACTTCTCAATGATGTGATAACAAGGTTGGATAGTGAAAGCACTTGGCCTTTTTGTAAGAATGTAGTGGCTTGTGCTGGTGTTTGCAGGTCATGGAGAGAAATATGTAAAGAGATTGTTAAGAATCCTGAGTTTTCCGGAAAGTTCACCTTTCCAGTCTCCCTGAAGCAG ACTGGTCCGCGAGATAGTACTATCCAGTGTTTTGTTAAGAGGGACAAGAGGGACAAATCATCTCTAACATATCATCTTTACCTGTGTCTTAGCACAG ATGTACTTGTTGAGAATGGTAAATTCCTTCTGTCAGCCAAGAAAATTCGTCGGGCAACTTGTACAGAATACATAATATCTATGGATCGTGACAATATAACCAGATCAAGCAACACATATATTGGAAAAGTAAG GTCCAATTTCATTGAAACCAAGTTTGAAATCTATGATACTCAGCCGCCATGCAATGGGGCAGCATCCTCCCAACTAGGCAAAATTAGCCAGAGACCTTACTTGAGAAAATTCTCATCGAAAGTGCCCAGTGGAAGCTTCAAGATAGCCCAGGTGACATATGAAATAAATGTGCCGCGAGCAAGGAGCCCAAGGCGGATGCACTGTGTTATGCACTCAATTCCTGCCTCAGCCCTTGACGCTGGTGGGACAGTTCCTTGTCAGCCAGAGAATCTGCTACCCCGCTCTCTGGAGGACTCTTTCCAGAGCATCTCCTTTAGGAAATCATCTTCTGCAGAGCGCTCAATTGGTTTCAGCGGTTCCCGTTGTTACTCGGATATCGCTGGAGGAGTTAGAGTGGGGAATGAAGAAGACGACAAGGCCACGGAGATGCCTCTGGTTCTCCGAAACAAGGCTCCTAGGTGGGTTGAGCAGTTGCAATGCTGGTGCCTTGACTTCGGGGGACGTGTGACCATGGCTTCGGTCAAAAACTTCCAGCTCATCGAGGCGACACAGCCAGCTGCAATGCATCCATCACCACTGCAGCAAGACAAGATTATACTTCAGTTTGGAAAGGTTGCGGAGGACATGTTTACTATGGATTACCGGTACCCATTGTCAGCCTTCCAGGCTTTTGCCATCTGCTTGTGTAGCTTTAGCAACTGGCCTTGCGAGTACAGCTAA